A region from the Inhella inkyongensis genome encodes:
- a CDS encoding TolC family protein, with translation MPASFPRLLCCLLLLTAWAGPLDAAGVGKGVGKGKARVKPATAPAVAAVATSGRCGDDEGLRLQREPASPGELQLAQTDPRAYLIQVAESAQARSKQVGVAALLAQVAQDDVRDAELAHWPEAHLTLTGLYAGSTLRGIRQSAAEEARAALQVGGPIWDWGQRKQLVEWRRQLHEAAQAARQGQAEQVALQAVALSLDRSRYTLQLQVYGQYVRKMACLVESLDAITQFDPGRSSELVQAQKQQQQAELAMVGTQDVLRSTETRLRRLLGDPLPPAASLSAVLARVPELAQLQKDLTAAPEIGAASAQAQAARHLAESVNAGQKPQVSWLAGANAARGNGHNSDWHGGVQVTIPLWRATDAPQRDAARRRAEAANLQREETLDQRQWRLQEVHDAAQNALERARRTAELLRASQQLRGATLQQWQQLGRRSLFDVMGAESDYYNLRVAQINALYDAQQAVALMGSMGRGVLALLR, from the coding sequence ATGCCTGCCTCATTTCCGCGTTTGCTGTGTTGCCTGTTGCTGCTGACGGCCTGGGCCGGTCCTCTGGATGCGGCTGGTGTGGGCAAGGGTGTGGGCAAAGGCAAGGCCCGGGTCAAGCCGGCAACGGCTCCCGCAGTGGCTGCGGTGGCGACATCGGGGCGCTGCGGAGACGATGAAGGATTGCGCCTGCAGCGCGAGCCGGCATCGCCGGGCGAGTTGCAGCTGGCGCAGACCGACCCGCGCGCCTACCTGATTCAAGTGGCCGAGTCTGCTCAAGCGCGCAGCAAGCAGGTCGGGGTGGCCGCGCTGCTGGCACAGGTCGCTCAGGACGATGTGCGCGATGCCGAGTTGGCCCATTGGCCGGAGGCCCACCTGACCTTGACCGGACTCTACGCCGGCAGCACCCTGCGCGGCATTCGGCAGTCAGCTGCCGAGGAGGCGCGCGCGGCCCTGCAGGTGGGCGGTCCGATCTGGGACTGGGGACAGCGCAAACAACTGGTGGAATGGCGGCGCCAATTGCATGAGGCCGCCCAGGCGGCGCGCCAAGGCCAGGCCGAGCAGGTGGCCCTGCAGGCCGTGGCCCTGAGCCTGGACCGCAGCCGCTATACCCTGCAGTTGCAGGTCTATGGCCAGTACGTGCGCAAGATGGCGTGCTTGGTGGAGTCCCTGGACGCCATCACCCAGTTCGACCCCGGGCGCTCCAGCGAGCTGGTGCAGGCGCAAAAGCAGCAGCAACAGGCCGAGCTGGCGATGGTGGGCACGCAGGACGTGCTGCGCAGCACCGAGACGCGCCTGCGCCGCCTGCTGGGTGACCCGCTGCCGCCCGCGGCGAGCCTCTCGGCCGTGCTGGCCCGGGTGCCTGAACTGGCGCAGCTGCAAAAAGACTTGACCGCGGCGCCTGAGATCGGCGCGGCCTCGGCCCAGGCCCAGGCGGCGCGTCATCTGGCGGAGTCGGTGAACGCGGGTCAAAAGCCCCAGGTGAGCTGGCTGGCGGGGGCCAACGCCGCGCGCGGCAACGGCCACAACAGCGACTGGCATGGGGGCGTGCAGGTCACCATTCCGTTGTGGCGCGCCACCGATGCACCCCAGCGCGACGCGGCACGCCGGCGCGCCGAGGCGGCGAATTTGCAGCGCGAGGAAACCCTGGATCAGCGCCAGTGGCGCCTGCAGGAGGTGCATGACGCGGCCCAGAACGCCTTGGAGCGTGCGCGCCGCACGGCCGAACTCCTGCGCGCCAGTCAGCAGTTGCGTGGCGCGACCTTGCAGCAATGGCAGCAGCTCGGCCGGCGTTCGCTGTTTGATGTGATGGGTGCTGAGTCCGATTACTACAACCTGCGAGTGGCCCAGATCAATGC